Part of the Candidatus Angelobacter sp. genome, CTGCGCGATTGTGCCCGCGGTCTCGTGCCCAAAGATTCGCGGTGGTGGGACGGTGCCATACTGGATTTTCTTGATGTCGGTCGGGCAAACGCCACACGCCGCGACTTTGACCAAGAGTTCATCAGGCCGAATGCGCGGCACGGGCACAGTTTCGACCCGCAAATCATTCACGCCTCGATAAACGACGGCGCGCATGGTGTTCGGAATTGCAACCACGCGCAGCGTTTAACCACAGTTGGGTGTGGATGAACACAGAAAAGCACCCAAGAAGCCCGCAGTTGTTCAAGACCGATTGCCCGAAGACGGCAAAAGCCGTCTGTCGCCGTTAACTCCACTTTCTTCATTCCGAACTTTTTCCGGCAAACCTGGCGAACCAACCTTCGGGTTCGGCTTCAAAAGCCCGTTCCGAGTTTCGCCATAAAAACCGCACGTTAGACGCGTGCAGTGCATGGTGGGGCAATATCAACCGGCGCCGCTGCTCCTCCGTCAACTGGCTTCGCACAAAATCCAGATACAGGTTTTCGTCGCCGCCATAGATTTTCTCCCCGACGATCGGGTGACCGTAGTGCGCGAGGTGAATGCGGATTTGATGCTTACGCCCCGTGCGCGGCACGACGCGCAGCAGGGTAAATCTGCCTTCGGCCCTCTCCAACCGGCGTTCCACCCGGAATTCCGTCTGCGACGGCGCGCCATCAGGACGTACGCAATCCTTGATTGCGACGCCGCTCCGTTCGTCCCTGCCCAGTGGTGCGTCGATCACGTCCTGGCCGGCCACAACATGTCCATGTACAATGGCCAGATACTCCTTCCGGACTTCGCGCGTTTCCCAAATCCGTCGGAGTTCGCGCGCGACTTCATCCTGTTTCGCGACGAGCACCAGGCCGCTCGTTTCGCGGTCGAGGCGGTTGATCAAATGCGGCCGGATCCCGTCACCGAGGTGAAGTCGAATACGACCGATCAGGCTGGAATAACCATCCGTCTTGGTCGGGTGGCACACGAGGCCCGCCGGTTTGTTGATCACCAGCAGTTCCGCGTCTTCGTGAATGATCTCGATCAGCTTATCCATGCCCGTAAAACACGGCGCGCATCCCGCTTGTCACCACAGGACCTTCGCGTATCATCCGGGGCTGTGAAAGAAAAGGCCAACCTGTGGCTGCCCATCGCGCTGATGGTCGTGTTCGCGCTGACGCGCTGGCCCGGCGTCCTGCCGCCGAACTTCAGCGCAGCCTATGCGCTGGCGTTTTGCGCGGGCGTTTATTTCCCGAAACGGCTCGCCTGGTGGCTGCCCCTCGCCGTGCTGCTGGCGACGGATGCGCTCATGAACGCGCTTTATTATCACGTCGCCCTGGTCAGCGCCAACATGCTCGTCAATTACGCGACCTACGCCGCCATCATTGCGGTCGGACAATGGTTTTCCGCCCGGGCGACATGGCTGAAACTTCTCACCGGAGGTTTGTTGGGGGCGATCCTCTTTTATCTCGTGACGAACACGTCAGCCTGGCTGCAAAATCCCGAATACCCAAAAACCTTCGCCGGCTGGATTCAGGCGTTGACCACGGGCATTCCGGGCTATCCGCCCACGTGGGTATTCTTCTGGAAAACGCTGCTCAGCGGCGGGCTGTTCACGGGGCTGTTCGTTGGCGCGATGAAATTCAGTGAAAGCAAGGAAGCAAAAGAGGAAGAGCCTGCCGAAGAAGAAACCGGCGAACATCCGGAGGCCGCGCAACCCGAGGAGTCCAACGCCTGACCCCGAGGGTCCCTTCGTTTCGACCATTGCTCCCGACGAAAGCCGCCTCCCAACCTCTGACCAGGGACCACGATGAAAATCGGCGTAATATCTGATACTCATGGCTACCTTGATCGCAAGGTTCCCAAGCTGTTCGCCGGGGTGGACCATATTCTGCACGGCGGGGACATCGGTTATCCGTCGATCATTCTGGAACTCGAGGAGATTGCCCCCGTGACCGCGGTCCTCGGCAACAACGACGCCGGCCTGGATTTCAAGGAGACGGAAGTCATCCAACTCGACAGCCGGAAGTTCCTGCTGCATCACATCGTCGATGTGCGGAACCCCGCCGAAAGAATCAAGCGCCGGATCATCCGGGAAAATCCCGACGTTGTTGTGTTTGGCCACAGTCACAAGCCGTATTGCGAAACGCTGGATCGGACACTGTACTTCAATCCGGGTTATGCGGGAAAACCGCGCTTCGGTCTGGAGCGGAATGTCGCCGTCCTGCTTTGCGACGATCAGGGAATCACAGCCGAGTATCTCGAGTTGTAGGCGGCAGTTCGCAAGGACGCGGTGTAATCGCAGCCCGTGGACACGCCAAGATTAGAAAGCTGTTCGCTTTCGAACTTCAATTGTGCCGTGCGCGGTAAAATCGGAGGGGAGTTCCCGGTGTTGGCGTGTCGGTGATCTGGATGACACTGCTCGTGGCGTTGGTGGACGGCAGCGGAGTCCAGCCGAGCGGATTTCCAAGGTCCGAAGAGAATTCGACCGTGTAAATCGTGCCCGGCGCAGCGGGAAATTCGAACCGGAGCTGACCGGCTGGCAGCCAGACGACGTTTGTCAAAACCATTGTGGGGGGCGGGGTGATGCTGCCGGTGCCGGTCGCAATCGTTGCCCGGGTCGTGCTTTGCCCCCCAACGAACACCGCGCTGCCGGGAAACGAGTTGGTATCGACCGTGATATTGTTCAGGAACATGATTTGAGCCGTATAGGCTTCGTTCGAGGACAGCGTGCCGGCGGGCAGGACGACGGAAGTTGCCGTCCCCGGCAGGACACTTGGACAACCCGCGGAATTGGTGATCTGAAATACCAGCGCCTGAGACGAGTTGTAAACATTCACGGAAATTGAATCGATTGTCCGTCCTCCGACAAAGGCGTCCCAGGTCAGGGTAAAATCAGCACCCGCATTGATCGTTTGGTCCGCGGCGTAATTGCTGAGGTGTGGCGCGTTCGGAATTGCGCTGGCCGGCAGATTGGCGGGCACCGTTTGATTTGGCGATCCGGTGACCGTGAACGTGTAATCGCCCGCAGGGAAAAGCGCGTCGAGTTTCGAGAGATCATTTGTGGAGCCGAAAATAAAGTAGTGACCAAAGAACGAATCCATCGACTGGGGCGAGCCGCCTGGAACAGTCAGCGTCGCTCCTGTGGCGGTGCGGTTTGTGGCCAGGGCGATGCTCGCGCCAAAATTGAAGGGGTCCGAGGAGGTGTCCGGCGTCGGAGCCGCCGCGCTGTTCTGCACGTACATGGCCGATTTGAAGAGGTTGTAAATAGTGAAGTTGCCGTTGCTGGAAATCCCCGAACAATTGTTGGTTCCGCCACCGCCGGTGGCCGTCATGAATGAGCCGAAGGGGAAACCGCTCAAAGGAGTTCCCGTGGAATCTTCAAATCCGACTATAAATCCGGGGATCGTGGAAAGGAGAAGCCAGGTGACTTGTGTCCCGCCGGGCAGATTTCCGTTGTAGGAGCAAGTGAGTGTTTTCGCGTCAGCACTCCAGGCATAACTCAGTTTGTTGGTGTCAAGCCCGCTCCAGGTGATCGACTCTTGCGCCTTCATGGCCGTGCTGAATGTGAAGCTGATCTTCGAGTCGAGCGCCACGCCGGTCGCGGCGTTGGCCGGCACCGATGACACCAACGTCGGGCCGCCTTGAGCGTGAAGCGCGCTGGGAACAAGTTGCGCCAGTAGCAGACCGGCCAGCCACAGTTGAATCCCCAGAGTGCGAACGGAAGTCTTCATAATCGTATCTCCTTGAATCATCACCACCGGAACAATTGTTGAGTTTGGGCGTCAAGCAACATCCTGACAGAACTCGGTGGCCACAAATACACCCTGTTCCCGGCGAAAATTCCAGATTATTCTTCTGTCACGCGCTTTAACCCGCGCGCCTCCGCCCCGATCTGTTCGGTCCACGCCCTCCGCGGCTACCCGCTCCGGAGCATCTCCCGCCCTGACGGCGCTGCTTCGCCGGCGTTTGGCGCGATTCGAGCGGGCTCCGCCTCAACTGGTTTGCGCGACCGCTTGTGGTCGCTCTCTCCAACGATCGATGAATGCCCAGACTCCGAATCCCGCCACCAGGAGCGCCACGAGTTGGTAGCCCGTGATCGGTCCGATCAACCGGGATTCGTTTCGGAGAAACTCGTGTAAAAACCGGAGCAATCCGTAGCCGATCAGGTAAATGTGAAAATGTTGTCCGGACAGTTGATGACGGCGGCGCATCACGGAGAACACCGCGATCATGGACAGGTTGAACAGAATTTCCATCGGCACCGACGGCCATCGGGCGACACCGGCGGAGTCGTTCATCGTAAACCAGGCCGGTTCGCAGACCCGCCCCTGGCAACAGCCGTGAAACAGGCAACCGATCCGGCCGAGGATGACGCCCACCGGAACGATCAACGCGAACCAATCCCCGGTGATTCCACGGTAACCGGTCAGTTTCTTGGCAACTTCGGCGCCGAGGTAGCCCCCGAGCAATGCGCCCAGCACCGTCTTGCCCGTCGCCCACTGGAGCCACTGGTCGGGATGGCCCCAATGCCTCCAGCCATCCACCAGCAGATAGAAAACCTTCGCGCCGAGAAACGCGCCGATGAGCGCAGCCACGTAAACCGCCAGCAGGCGGTCGTCGCGCCGCGCCAGCCGCGACCAGAACACAATGCTCACGACAATGCCCGCGAGCATCAGCCAGCCGTAGGCGGTGGATTGAGGCGACGATAGAGATGGTTTCAAAACTTCATTCCTTGCAACAACGCCACGCAGCCAACGAAGAACGAGATGGCTGCGTTCAACAGCAGAAATAATATGCCGACTGCAATCGCCCAACCGGTCTTGCGGCGAAAAAGCAGGAACGACGACGTGAAACAACTCGCAACACTCACCACGCAGACGGCCCAAAGCACGCCGCGTGGCGGCCCGCTTTGACCGCTGGTCATGCCAATTGCCAGTGCGAGCGTCGCCGGAAGAAACGCCAGCATTAGCGCCGGCGCAGGGGATTTTTTAACTGGTTGGCTCATTGGTTTTTGATGTCGGCGGGCTGACGCCCGGCAAAACCGGAATAGTAACGGCAGAACGAATCCAGTTTTCCATCGGGCCGGATGACG contains:
- a CDS encoding RluA family pseudouridine synthase yields the protein MDKLIEIIHEDAELLVINKPAGLVCHPTKTDGYSSLIGRIRLHLGDGIRPHLINRLDRETSGLVLVAKQDEVARELRRIWETREVRKEYLAIVHGHVVAGQDVIDAPLGRDERSGVAIKDCVRPDGAPSQTEFRVERRLERAEGRFTLLRVVPRTGRKHQIRIHLAHYGHPIVGEKIYGGDENLYLDFVRSQLTEEQRRRLILPHHALHASNVRFLWRNSERAFEAEPEGWFARFAGKSSE
- a CDS encoding DUF6580 family putative transport protein; translated protein: MKEKANLWLPIALMVVFALTRWPGVLPPNFSAAYALAFCAGVYFPKRLAWWLPLAVLLATDALMNALYYHVALVSANMLVNYATYAAIIAVGQWFSARATWLKLLTGGLLGAILFYLVTNTSAWLQNPEYPKTFAGWIQALTTGIPGYPPTWVFFWKTLLSGGLFTGLFVGAMKFSESKEAKEEEPAEEETGEHPEAAQPEESNA
- a CDS encoding metallophosphoesterase family protein, encoding MKIGVISDTHGYLDRKVPKLFAGVDHILHGGDIGYPSIILELEEIAPVTAVLGNNDAGLDFKETEVIQLDSRKFLLHHIVDVRNPAERIKRRIIRENPDVVVFGHSHKPYCETLDRTLYFNPGYAGKPRFGLERNVAVLLCDDQGITAEYLEL
- a CDS encoding Ig-like domain-containing protein, with the translated sequence MKTSVRTLGIQLWLAGLLLAQLVPSALHAQGGPTLVSSVPANAATGVALDSKISFTFSTAMKAQESITWSGLDTNKLSYAWSADAKTLTCSYNGNLPGGTQVTWLLLSTIPGFIVGFEDSTGTPLSGFPFGSFMTATGGGGTNNCSGISSNGNFTIYNLFKSAMYVQNSAAAPTPDTSSDPFNFGASIALATNRTATGATLTVPGGSPQSMDSFFGHYFIFGSTNDLSKLDALFPAGDYTFTVTGSPNQTVPANLPASAIPNAPHLSNYAADQTINAGADFTLTWDAFVGGRTIDSISVNVYNSSQALVFQITNSAGCPSVLPGTATSVVLPAGTLSSNEAYTAQIMFLNNITVDTNSFPGSAVFVGGQSTTRATIATGTGSITPPPTMVLTNVVWLPAGQLRFEFPAAPGTIYTVEFSSDLGNPLGWTPLPSTNATSSVIQITDTPTPGTPLRFYRARHN
- a CDS encoding prolipoprotein diacylglyceryl transferase family protein, whose amino-acid sequence is MKPSLSSPQSTAYGWLMLAGIVVSIVFWSRLARRDDRLLAVYVAALIGAFLGAKVFYLLVDGWRHWGHPDQWLQWATGKTVLGALLGGYLGAEVAKKLTGYRGITGDWFALIVPVGVILGRIGCLFHGCCQGRVCEPAWFTMNDSAGVARWPSVPMEILFNLSMIAVFSVMRRRHQLSGQHFHIYLIGYGLLRFLHEFLRNESRLIGPITGYQLVALLVAGFGVWAFIDRWRERPQAVAQTS